A genome region from Mycobacterium florentinum includes the following:
- a CDS encoding FAD-dependent oxidoreductase: protein MTSFPHLLAPGRIGAMTVRNRVVMSPMETMYGTRDGLPSARTRDYFAARARGGVGLITLGATGIDHHHPETPGGLHLGTDEAVDAHRALVEVVHAHGAKIQPQIVHAGPDGLGPEIFGVESLGPSVIPSYLTGRPSSEITKSQLCAIFDLFKAAVRRAAEAGYDGIELHAAHGYMLLGSFLAPQRNRRTDDYRGDSPHGRLRVVLEVLAAIRSEVGDALPITLRISGYERVAGGRPIYETARMAPELVAAGVNAFHVSGGVIDRLVTGMVNAADDGDELNVGSAAAVKQVVGVPVIAVGRIHDPARAERILADGRADFVAMGRPLLADPELPRKLQTGQSHRVRKCISCENCIDAMEQRFSVDCAVNPRTGKERELAAPRTGRAKRVVVIGGGPAGLEAARVAAERGHRVTLFERAGELGGALRWASVLHPENQPFLRYLRDEIRLSSTKVHLDHAVSAADVVAYAPDAVVVATGGHVAVPAIPGAELPHVRTGPGLRELLGGHAESTDPAWQRLGASVLAGWRQRLVRPAAVRLATRAWMPVGRRVVIIGGDLVALELAEFLAGRGRLVSILEPGKDIAPEVGNKRKTEHMDRLDRLGVTVHVRAAVDRITTGGVAFMPAGGTPRELPADSVVIAGSVEPDTALFDSVRAALPGTDVHAAGDCSGLGLIRKATEEGARAACAI, encoded by the coding sequence GTGACCAGCTTTCCGCACCTCTTGGCGCCGGGGCGAATCGGCGCCATGACGGTGCGCAACCGGGTCGTCATGTCTCCGATGGAGACGATGTACGGCACCCGCGACGGGCTGCCGTCGGCGCGCACCCGCGACTACTTCGCCGCTCGTGCACGTGGCGGGGTCGGGCTGATCACGCTGGGCGCCACCGGGATTGACCATCACCACCCGGAGACTCCGGGTGGTCTGCATCTGGGCACCGACGAGGCGGTCGACGCCCATCGGGCTCTGGTGGAGGTCGTGCACGCGCACGGCGCCAAGATCCAGCCGCAGATCGTGCACGCCGGTCCGGACGGCCTGGGGCCGGAGATCTTCGGCGTCGAGTCGCTGGGCCCCTCGGTGATCCCGTCGTATCTCACCGGCCGTCCGTCCAGCGAGATCACCAAGTCACAACTCTGCGCGATCTTCGACCTGTTCAAGGCGGCGGTGCGCCGCGCCGCCGAGGCGGGCTACGACGGCATCGAGCTGCACGCCGCACACGGCTACATGCTCCTGGGCTCTTTCCTTGCCCCACAACGTAATAGGCGCACCGACGATTACCGGGGCGATAGTCCGCACGGCCGGCTGCGGGTGGTGCTGGAGGTGTTGGCGGCCATTCGGTCCGAGGTCGGCGACGCGCTGCCGATCACACTGCGCATCTCCGGCTACGAGCGAGTCGCCGGAGGGCGGCCGATCTACGAAACCGCCCGCATGGCACCGGAACTCGTAGCCGCCGGCGTGAACGCCTTCCACGTCAGCGGCGGCGTGATCGATCGGCTCGTCACCGGCATGGTCAACGCCGCCGACGACGGCGACGAACTCAACGTCGGCTCCGCCGCGGCCGTCAAGCAGGTGGTCGGCGTGCCGGTGATCGCCGTCGGCCGTATCCACGACCCCGCCCGGGCCGAACGGATCCTCGCCGACGGGCGCGCGGACTTCGTCGCGATGGGGCGCCCGCTATTGGCCGACCCCGAGCTGCCGCGCAAACTGCAAACCGGCCAATCACATCGCGTCCGCAAATGCATCTCCTGCGAAAACTGTATCGACGCAATGGAACAGCGCTTTTCGGTCGACTGCGCCGTCAACCCCCGCACCGGCAAGGAGCGCGAGCTGGCCGCACCCCGCACCGGTCGCGCCAAGCGCGTCGTGGTGATCGGCGGCGGGCCCGCGGGTTTGGAGGCCGCCCGGGTGGCCGCGGAACGCGGCCACCGCGTCACGCTGTTCGAACGGGCCGGCGAACTCGGCGGCGCGTTGCGCTGGGCATCCGTGTTGCATCCCGAGAACCAGCCGTTCCTGCGCTATCTGCGCGACGAGATCAGGCTCAGCTCCACCAAAGTGCATCTGGACCATGCTGTTTCGGCCGCTGACGTCGTCGCGTATGCGCCCGACGCCGTGGTGGTGGCCACCGGAGGCCACGTCGCGGTGCCGGCGATTCCGGGTGCCGAGCTGCCGCACGTGCGCACCGGCCCTGGTTTGCGTGAATTGCTCGGCGGCCACGCCGAATCCACCGACCCGGCCTGGCAACGCCTTGGCGCGTCGGTGCTGGCCGGCTGGCGACAGCGGCTGGTGCGCCCGGCCGCCGTTCGCCTTGCCACTCGCGCCTGGATGCCCGTCGGCCGGCGAGTCGTCATCATCGGCGGTGACCTCGTCGCGCTGGAACTGGCCGAGTTTCTGGCGGGCCGGGGCCGGCTGGTGTCGATCCTCGAGCCGGGCAAGGACATCGCCCCGGAGGTGGGCAACAAACGCAAAACTGAACACATGGATCGACTCGACCGCCTCGGCGTCACCGTGCACGTCCGCGCGGCCGTCGACCGCATCACGACCGGGGGCGTGGCGTTCATGCCCGCCGGTGGCACCCCTCGGGAACTGCCCGCCGACAGCGTAGTGATCGCCGGATCGGTCGAACCCGACACCGCACTGTTCGACAGCGTGCGAGCCGCCCTGCCCGGCACCGACGTTCATGCCGCCGGCGATTGCAGCGGCCTGGGGCTTATTCGTAAGGCAACCGAAGAGGGCGCGCGCGCCGCGTGCGCTATCTAA
- a CDS encoding NDMA-dependent alcohol dehydrogenase — MKTKGALIWEFNQPWSIEDIEIGDPQAHEVKIQMEAAGMCHSDHHLVTGGIPMAGFPVLGGHEGAGIVTEVGPGVEDIAPGDHVVLSFIPSCGQCPTCQAGMRNLCDLGAGLLGGTAVSDGTFRIQARGQNVFPMTLLGTFSPYMVVHRASVVKIDPSVPFEVAALVGCGVTTGYGSAVRTADIRPGQDVAIVGVGGVGMAALQGAVNAGARFIFAIDPVEWKRDQALKFGATHVYPDINAALMGMAEVTYGLMAHKVVVTVGELHGADIDNYLNITQKGGTCVLTAIGSLLDTNVNLNLAMLTLMQKNLQGTIFGGGNPQYDIPQLLSMYKAGKLNLDDMVTTQYRLEQINEGYQDMLDGKNIRGVIRYTDADR; from the coding sequence ATGAAGACAAAAGGCGCGCTGATCTGGGAATTCAACCAGCCGTGGAGCATCGAGGACATCGAGATCGGCGACCCGCAAGCGCACGAGGTCAAGATCCAGATGGAAGCGGCCGGGATGTGCCATTCGGATCACCATCTAGTTACCGGTGGCATCCCGATGGCGGGCTTCCCGGTGCTCGGCGGGCACGAGGGCGCGGGCATCGTCACCGAGGTGGGCCCCGGCGTGGAAGACATCGCCCCGGGCGACCACGTGGTGCTGTCCTTCATCCCGTCCTGTGGACAGTGTCCGACCTGCCAGGCCGGCATGCGCAACCTGTGTGACCTGGGCGCCGGCCTGCTCGGCGGTACCGCGGTCTCCGACGGCACGTTTCGCATCCAGGCGCGTGGCCAGAACGTCTTCCCCATGACGCTGCTGGGCACGTTCTCGCCCTACATGGTCGTGCACCGCGCCTCGGTGGTGAAGATCGACCCGTCGGTGCCGTTCGAGGTGGCCGCCCTGGTCGGTTGCGGTGTCACCACCGGCTACGGCTCGGCGGTCCGCACCGCCGACATCCGGCCGGGCCAGGACGTCGCGATCGTCGGCGTCGGCGGTGTCGGCATGGCCGCGCTGCAGGGCGCGGTCAACGCGGGCGCGCGCTTCATCTTCGCGATCGACCCGGTGGAGTGGAAGCGCGACCAGGCGCTGAAGTTCGGCGCCACCCACGTCTACCCCGACATCAACGCCGCGCTGATGGGCATGGCCGAGGTCACCTACGGCCTGATGGCCCACAAGGTGGTGGTCACCGTCGGTGAGCTGCACGGCGCCGACATCGACAACTACCTCAACATCACCCAGAAGGGTGGCACCTGCGTGCTGACCGCCATCGGCAGCCTGCTCGACACCAACGTGAACCTGAACCTGGCGATGCTGACCCTGATGCAGAAGAACCTGCAGGGCACCATCTTCGGCGGCGGCAACCCGCAGTACGACATCCCGCAGCTGCTGTCGATGTACAAGGCCGGCAAGCTGAACCTGGACGACATGGTCACCACCCAGTACCGCCTCGAGCAGATCAACGAGGGCTACCAGGACATGCTGGACGGCAAGAACATTCGCGGCGTCATCCGGTACACCGACGCCGACCGGTAA
- a CDS encoding nuclear transport factor 2-like protein, with product MSHSRADLEAWVDRWLQANKDCEKAGDWKPLADFYTKDATYGWNIGPKEDVMCVGVDEIREVALGLEMEGLENWVYEYQKVLIDEKQGEIVGFWKQIVNKTDGTQDEIYGIGGSWFRLNGDGLIEWQRDFFDFGHVAYMFGKLIESGDLSAGMQKRIERSIAGEKLPGYYPLGQAPVPIW from the coding sequence ATGTCACACTCACGCGCAGATCTCGAGGCATGGGTAGACCGCTGGTTGCAGGCCAACAAGGACTGCGAGAAGGCCGGCGACTGGAAGCCGCTGGCCGACTTCTACACCAAAGACGCGACGTATGGCTGGAATATCGGCCCCAAGGAAGACGTGATGTGCGTGGGCGTCGACGAGATCCGCGAGGTCGCACTCGGCCTGGAGATGGAGGGCCTGGAGAACTGGGTCTACGAGTACCAGAAGGTGCTCATCGACGAGAAGCAGGGCGAAATCGTCGGCTTCTGGAAGCAGATCGTCAACAAGACCGACGGCACCCAGGACGAGATCTACGGCATCGGTGGCAGCTGGTTCCGCCTCAACGGCGATGGGCTCATCGAGTGGCAACGTGACTTCTTCGACTTCGGTCACGTCGCGTACATGTTCGGCAAGCTCATCGAGTCGGGCGATCTGTCCGCCGGTATGCAGAAGCGCATCGAACGCAGCATCGCCGGTGAGAAGCTGCCCGGCTACTATCCGCTCGGCCAGGCGCCGGTTCCCATTTGGTGA
- a CDS encoding ferredoxin, producing the protein MGSEGFRIEVDLDLCQGHAMCELEAPDYFRVPKRGKVEIVDPEPPEDARDEVQRAVDMCPTQALFIKEKED; encoded by the coding sequence ATGGGCTCAGAGGGATTCAGAATCGAAGTCGATCTGGATTTGTGTCAGGGCCACGCCATGTGCGAACTGGAGGCGCCCGACTACTTCCGGGTGCCCAAGCGGGGCAAGGTCGAGATCGTCGACCCCGAGCCGCCCGAAGACGCCCGCGATGAAGTTCAGCGCGCGGTCGATATGTGCCCCACGCAAGCCTTATTCATCAAAGAGAAAGAAGATTGA